CTTGCCATAATTTTAGAAGCCtgtcttttataattaaactAGACTCAATCTTAAGAGTCTAgactttattttaatagcCTGccttttttgaataatatTAACTTAGAATTCTAGAGcccttttaaaaatgaatgtAGGGacaaaattagaaaacgaagaaaaaatcaaaatttacaaGAGAATTAATGAATTACTAAAAATAGACAACCCTGtaaattcttataaatttataggAAATCATCCCATTTCCCTTACAAATGACAATATCATTTTACTCCTTAAAGAGGACTATATGGTATGTGAGAAATCTGATGGGGTGAGAATGATTTGTCTTGTAATAGAtcagaaaatatatttttatgatcgAAAAAATgagatatatttaataaaagatcAAACTAAAACTATAGATAATACAAATGTAGATAATAATGACAATGTAGATAATACAAATGTAGATCAAACTAAAACTGTAGATAATAATACAaatgtaaatatatatacaaatgTAGATAATACAAATGTAGATAATGCAAATGTAGATAATAATTACATTGTTGATGGtgaattattttatgataattcgggtaaattaaattacGCTGTCTTTGACTGCttactttttaataatgaaaatgTCTGTGATAAGAATCTCTTAAAGAGACTTGGTTACGCTGATTTATTCATTAGAAATCTAATTTACAAAGgagatataaatttctaccttaaaattatgtatAAATCTTACGGATTCTTAGAAATTTACAATCAGATCAAAAATctaaatcataaaaatgatGGTCTAATTTTCACTCCTTGTTTtgagaaatatattttatataaaagaggtttacttttaaaatggAAACCTCCTTCTATAAACACGATAGATTTCAGATTAGTAAAAAGATCTAAAGGGATTTATAGCCTAGAATgttcatataaaaataatgagataatttttgattattttgaAAGTGATCATgaagatttaaataataaaattggggaatttatatttgataaagATAGAATTATTAGAGATATTGAGAATGAGATAAATATCCTAGGAGGATGggtattatataaaataaggGATGATAAAGATACACCTAATCATTAT
The genomic region above belongs to Vairimorpha necatrix chromosome 3, complete sequence and contains:
- a CDS encoding mRNA-capping enzyme subunit (MCE1) translates to MNVGTKLENEEKIKIYKRINELLKIDNPVNSYKFIGNHPISLTNDNIILLLKEDYMVCEKSDGVRMICLVIDQKIYFYDRKNEIYLIKDQTKTIDNTNVDNNDNVDNTNVDQTKTVDNNTNVNIYTNVDNTNVDNANVDNNYIVDGELFYDNSGKLNYAVFDCLLFNNENVCDKNLLKRLGYADLFIRNLIYKGDINFYLKIMYKSYGFLEIYNQIKNLNHKNDGLIFTPCFEKYILYKRGLLLKWKPPSINTIDFRLVKRSKGIYSLECSYKNNEIIFDYFESDHEDLNNKIGEFIFDKDRIIRDIENEINILGGWVLYKIRDDKDTPNHYRVVNNILESLEDNLDINELSRYYKPMRHNTKHRMK